In one window of Tenacibaculum mesophilum DNA:
- a CDS encoding DUF6979 family protein, with protein sequence MEKDYNKYGSAAKQAAEIGENPVDSWEQAVSTYFTSESSKQKGCPRNAFLGLCEVGLIKGIKDGVYLKSKRENLNKKYAITAVEILNEIPSFTQKELWDKVREKLALGEKKHNSQMDVVLALWQNNLIKKNTF encoded by the coding sequence ATGGAAAAGGATTATAATAAATATGGTTCAGCAGCAAAACAAGCTGCAGAAATAGGAGAAAACCCTGTTGACTCTTGGGAACAAGCTGTATCTACATATTTTACATCTGAAAGTTCAAAACAAAAAGGTTGTCCTAGAAATGCTTTTTTAGGGTTGTGTGAAGTTGGTTTAATAAAGGGGATAAAAGACGGTGTGTATCTTAAAAGTAAAAGAGAAAATCTTAACAAAAAATATGCAATAACAGCTGTTGAAATACTTAATGAAATCCCAAGTTTTACCCAAAAAGAACTATGGGATAAAGTAAGAGAAAAATTAGCTTTAGGTGAAAAAAAACATAATTCTCAAATGGATGTAGTATTAGCACTTTGGCAAAATAATTTAATCAAAAAAAATACCTTTTAA
- a CDS encoding PD-(D/E)XK nuclease family protein: MFDNLFKLYRNNTGKKTPLEDFTTESLANIFILYPNIANDFCINFLKLPKDNYKVSTQYYQHISTKASNCIIDLVFLSKNHVCFVENKVESLEGKNQLKRYTIALQENHLKKKKYLRYCTKYADPKTINQDYVDFSQYRWYELAHFLSRYEENLLIKTYLDFLYNNNMSQDNTIKSEQLLTIEHLRKTIEIIEFHIDNSKSNFSKFFGAASNINKNTNWNQIKSQNRICFYQENVLVSKTNQYSEVLYAIEFDELKMVTQIYVDKKHEQYPNIVNEIVEGVFIKSFFEYGVALRLEENLANYLNNTDGDKLIQEWYYNSFNKLKQWIKNTSNLQWHDYIKN; encoded by the coding sequence ATGTTTGATAATTTATTTAAATTATATAGGAATAATACGGGTAAAAAAACACCTCTTGAAGACTTTACCACAGAAAGTTTAGCTAATATTTTTATACTTTACCCTAACATTGCTAATGATTTTTGTATTAACTTTTTAAAGCTTCCTAAGGATAATTATAAGGTTTCAACACAATATTACCAACATATCTCTACAAAAGCCTCTAATTGTATTATTGATTTAGTTTTTTTAAGTAAAAATCATGTTTGTTTTGTAGAGAATAAAGTAGAATCTCTAGAAGGAAAAAATCAGTTAAAAAGATATACAATTGCATTACAAGAAAACCATTTAAAAAAAAAGAAATACTTAAGATATTGTACAAAATATGCTGACCCCAAAACAATTAATCAGGATTATGTTGATTTTTCACAATACAGATGGTACGAACTAGCCCATTTTTTAAGCAGGTATGAAGAAAACCTACTTATAAAAACTTATTTAGATTTTTTATACAATAACAATATGAGCCAAGATAACACCATAAAAAGTGAGCAACTTTTAACTATAGAACATTTAAGAAAAACTATAGAAATAATTGAATTTCATATAGATAATAGTAAGTCAAATTTTTCAAAGTTTTTTGGCGCTGCTAGTAATATTAATAAAAATACAAATTGGAATCAGATTAAATCTCAAAATAGGATATGTTTTTATCAAGAGAATGTATTAGTTTCAAAAACAAATCAATATTCAGAAGTTTTATATGCCATAGAATTTGATGAGTTAAAAATGGTTACACAAATTTATGTTGACAAAAAACATGAGCAATACCCAAATATCGTAAATGAAATTGTAGAAGGTGTTTTTATAAAAAGTTTTTTTGAATATGGAGTAGCTTTAAGACTTGAAGAAAATTTAGCTAATTATTTAAATAATACTGATGGAGATAAATTAATACAAGAATGGTATTATAATAGTTTTAATAAGTTGAAACAATGGATTAAAAATACTTCTAATTTACAATGGCATGATTATATAAAAAATTAA
- a CDS encoding GIY-YIG nuclease family protein, with protein MTNRPQTIQIFLPDGSPTSIREAEITSRLVKAILFPRNKIQEVSQREMVRYTGVYFLFGPSEDGTKPIVYIGEGEDCFTRIQSHNREKDFWTHCVIVVSKTNDYNKADSKFLEHYCIKKAEEVGRYKLYNGTGSNKLSISESREHDLLDNFETAKILLATLGYPIFEEKRKATTQKELFYCKGKDASAIGELTDDGFLVYKGSKSNLKETKSIGSWVSRIRKQLIEDSILKEENGLYIFQSDYVFNSPSAAAAIVLARAANGWTEWKDKTGKTLDELKRK; from the coding sequence ATGACAAATCGCCCACAAACCATACAAATATTTTTACCAGATGGCTCACCAACCAGTATTCGTGAAGCAGAAATTACCAGTAGACTAGTAAAAGCTATTTTATTCCCTAGAAATAAAATACAAGAAGTAAGTCAACGAGAAATGGTTCGTTATACAGGAGTATATTTTTTATTTGGTCCTTCAGAAGATGGTACAAAACCTATTGTTTATATTGGTGAAGGAGAAGATTGTTTTACCCGAATACAATCGCATAACCGTGAGAAAGACTTTTGGACGCATTGTGTTATTGTTGTTTCGAAAACAAATGACTATAATAAAGCTGATAGTAAATTCTTAGAACATTACTGTATAAAAAAAGCAGAAGAAGTAGGAAGGTATAAACTATACAATGGTACTGGCTCTAATAAACTATCTATTTCAGAAAGTAGAGAACATGACTTATTAGATAATTTTGAGACTGCTAAAATTTTACTTGCAACTTTAGGCTATCCTATTTTTGAAGAAAAACGAAAAGCTACAACCCAGAAAGAATTATTCTACTGTAAAGGTAAAGATGCTTCTGCTATTGGAGAACTAACCGATGATGGTTTTCTTGTTTACAAAGGCTCTAAAAGTAACTTAAAAGAAACCAAATCTATTGGTTCTTGGGTATCTAGAATTAGAAAACAACTCATAGAAGACTCTATTTTAAAAGAAGAAAACGGATTATATATTTTTCAATCAGATTATGTTTTTAATTCTCCTAGTGCCGCTGCTGCAATCGTTTTAGCTAGAGCCGCTAATGGTTGGACAGAATGGAAAGACAAAACTGGTAAAACCTTAGATGAATTAAAAAGAAAATAA
- a CDS encoding calcineurin-like phosphoesterase C-terminal domain-containing protein: MSRSRFLFGLLVLIVQVALGQLPKISGRVYHDKNKNGIYDKGDKVLKGILVSNGKDVVATNTKGIYKIKTLENNPLFIIKPKGYVSPRTPQNNLKFYYLFQELTNKKSFDFPLYINKEKDKVKIALLGDPQSDVIDDIHHVNKLVTEELVKNKPDLIIPLGDLSFDNLNIFKPLSESLGLIGVPVFYVIGNHDLNFGEQELSNRDKTYEASFGPSYYAFEYGNNLFLVLNNNFPINNREYIGKFDEDQLTFVSHITKKFATKYNSIKVFTHIPLEYTSNKEEFISLMNPFDKVLIAAGHTHTQYHSYFQRNQKPAVHQLVGGAVCGAWWQGAHDIHGVPFAMMYDGTPKGYWFLETEDKDYHLSYKVSGAPIEKQMHIWVPENKEWDTEMNILNEPYVYANVFAGGESTKVELSFDGTTWQSMEYYQGVAPELKRFYLLQELERYKGQKLSKMPKPTTKSKHLWRLKISENLSKGMHLIRVRVKDDLLKLQAEDVRVFYKQ, translated from the coding sequence ATGAGTAGATCAAGATTTCTTTTCGGTTTATTAGTACTTATAGTACAAGTAGCTTTAGGGCAATTGCCTAAAATTTCAGGAAGAGTTTATCATGATAAGAATAAAAATGGAATTTATGACAAAGGAGATAAAGTCCTTAAAGGTATACTTGTAAGCAATGGAAAAGATGTTGTAGCAACAAATACTAAAGGGATTTATAAAATAAAGACTTTAGAGAATAATCCACTATTTATTATCAAACCAAAGGGGTACGTTTCACCACGTACCCCACAAAATAATTTGAAGTTTTACTATCTATTTCAAGAGTTAACCAATAAAAAATCATTTGATTTTCCGTTATATATTAATAAGGAAAAAGACAAGGTGAAAATAGCGTTGTTAGGAGATCCTCAATCAGATGTAATTGATGATATTCATCATGTTAATAAGTTAGTAACAGAAGAATTAGTAAAAAACAAACCAGACTTAATAATTCCATTAGGAGATCTTTCGTTTGATAATCTTAACATATTTAAACCTCTATCAGAATCATTAGGGTTGATTGGAGTACCTGTGTTTTATGTAATAGGGAATCACGATTTAAACTTTGGAGAACAAGAACTTTCTAATAGAGACAAAACTTACGAAGCTTCGTTTGGACCTTCGTACTATGCTTTTGAATACGGAAACAACCTGTTTTTGGTGCTCAACAACAATTTCCCAATAAATAATCGTGAGTATATAGGTAAGTTTGATGAAGATCAATTAACATTTGTGTCTCACATTACTAAGAAGTTTGCAACCAAGTATAACTCGATAAAAGTTTTTACGCATATCCCTTTGGAGTATACAAGTAATAAGGAAGAATTCATATCATTAATGAATCCTTTTGACAAAGTATTGATTGCTGCGGGGCATACACATACACAATACCATAGCTACTTTCAAAGAAATCAGAAACCAGCAGTTCATCAGTTAGTAGGAGGAGCGGTTTGTGGTGCTTGGTGGCAAGGAGCGCACGATATTCATGGAGTTCCATTTGCGATGATGTATGATGGTACCCCAAAAGGATATTGGTTCTTAGAAACAGAAGATAAGGATTATCACCTTAGTTATAAGGTTTCTGGAGCACCTATAGAAAAGCAAATGCATATTTGGGTTCCAGAGAACAAAGAATGGGATACAGAAATGAACATTTTAAATGAACCTTATGTATATGCGAATGTGTTTGCAGGAGGAGAATCTACAAAAGTTGAGCTTTCTTTTGATGGTACAACATGGCAATCTATGGAGTATTATCAAGGAGTAGCACCAGAGTTAAAAAGATTTTATTTACTTCAAGAATTAGAAAGGTATAAAGGACAAAAACTATCTAAAATGCCCAAACCAACTACAAAAAGTAAACACCTATGGAGGCTTAAAATATCTGAAAACCTTTCAAAAGGAATGCATTTAATAAGAGTTAGAGTGAAAGACGACTTATTAAAATTACAAGCAGAAGACGTAAGAGTTTTTTACAAGCAATAA
- a CDS encoding alkaline phosphatase has protein sequence MKFIQKIFLYLILGVGAIQAQTSNYTYKVHSHNDYKQSVPFWKAYAAGVHSLEIDVIFKDNTLFVAHETAEIISKHTIESLYLDPLRTALKNDLQLTHKIQLLIDVKSEPYSTLNHLVKILKKYPDLTKNENIQFVISGGKPQVKDYVDYPDYIQFDHQKLTKILNQEAWNKVGLISVDYKNYSVWNGKGRMVADDLKRVKKVIETAHNLNKPFRFWGAPDSESAWKVFTDLKVDFINTDQPFEATKYLKSLSKRVSFNKEKSEVYKPTFAYDQKNKKVENIILLIGDGNGVSQISAAALANGGNLTLTQLRSVGFLKTQSSDDFTTDSAAGGTAIATGVKTYNRAIGVGPDGKPVKNISELLVEHNYNIGLITTDEITGATPSAFYAHQKDRSHMQQIARDLEKSEISLFIGGGAKHFLNKQTMPFSIKNTIEEIANDEEKVGVFTAEGGMPGIKQGRGNFLAKATQRSLSFLKSKKESFLLMVEGAQIDSYGHFNDTHGIIAEGIDFDKAVTEAIKFADANKNTLVIVTADHETSGFSIPQGNVENHMIEGDFTTHDHTGAMVPLFAYGPQSDKLQGVYENSDLLGKVLEILKVKTNE, from the coding sequence ATGAAATTTATTCAAAAGATATTTTTATACCTAATATTAGGGGTAGGAGCTATACAAGCACAAACCTCAAACTATACTTATAAAGTACATTCTCACAACGATTATAAACAATCTGTTCCTTTTTGGAAAGCCTATGCAGCGGGAGTTCATTCTTTAGAAATAGATGTAATATTCAAAGATAATACCCTATTTGTAGCACACGAAACAGCTGAGATTATCAGCAAACACACTATAGAGTCGCTTTATTTAGATCCTTTAAGAACTGCTTTAAAGAATGATCTTCAACTTACACACAAAATACAGTTGTTAATAGATGTAAAGTCAGAACCTTACAGTACGTTAAATCATTTAGTAAAAATATTAAAGAAGTATCCTGATTTAACTAAAAATGAAAATATACAGTTTGTTATTTCAGGTGGAAAACCACAGGTCAAAGATTATGTAGACTATCCGGATTATATACAATTCGACCATCAAAAATTAACTAAGATTTTAAACCAAGAAGCTTGGAATAAGGTTGGGTTAATTAGTGTTGATTATAAAAACTATTCTGTATGGAACGGAAAAGGAAGAATGGTTGCAGATGATCTTAAAAGAGTAAAAAAAGTAATTGAAACAGCACACAATTTAAACAAGCCTTTTCGTTTTTGGGGAGCACCAGATTCAGAGTCAGCTTGGAAAGTTTTTACAGATTTAAAAGTTGATTTTATAAATACCGATCAACCTTTTGAAGCTACTAAATACCTAAAAAGCTTATCAAAAAGAGTGAGCTTCAATAAAGAAAAATCAGAAGTTTACAAACCTACATTCGCCTACGATCAAAAAAACAAAAAAGTAGAAAATATCATCTTATTAATTGGTGATGGAAATGGAGTATCTCAAATTTCAGCAGCAGCTTTAGCAAATGGTGGAAATTTAACATTAACTCAATTAAGAAGTGTTGGGTTTTTAAAAACACAATCTTCAGACGATTTTACAACAGATTCTGCTGCAGGAGGTACTGCTATAGCAACTGGAGTTAAAACATACAATAGAGCAATTGGTGTAGGACCAGATGGCAAACCAGTAAAAAACATCAGTGAGTTATTAGTAGAACACAATTATAATATTGGCTTAATTACTACTGATGAAATTACAGGAGCAACTCCATCGGCTTTTTACGCACATCAAAAAGATAGATCACATATGCAACAAATAGCAAGAGATCTTGAAAAAAGTGAGATTTCATTGTTTATAGGTGGTGGAGCAAAACACTTCTTAAATAAACAAACGATGCCCTTCAGTATTAAAAATACTATTGAAGAAATTGCTAATGATGAAGAAAAAGTAGGAGTTTTTACAGCAGAAGGAGGTATGCCAGGAATCAAGCAAGGAAGAGGTAATTTTTTAGCAAAAGCAACTCAACGTAGTTTGTCTTTTTTAAAGTCGAAAAAAGAATCATTTTTATTAATGGTAGAAGGAGCTCAAATAGATAGTTATGGACATTTTAACGATACCCATGGAATTATAGCAGAAGGAATTGATTTTGACAAGGCGGTAACTGAAGCGATAAAATTTGCAGATGCTAATAAAAATACCTTAGTAATTGTTACAGCAGATCATGAAACTTCAGGGTTTTCTATTCCACAAGGAAATGTAGAAAACCATATGATTGAAGGAGACTTTACTACTCACGATCATACAGGAGCAATGGTGCCTTTGTTTGCATACGGTCCACAATCAGATAAATTACAAGGAGTTTATGAAAATAGCGATCTTTTAGGGAAGGTTCTAGAAATCTTAAAGGTAAAAACTAATGAGTAG
- a CDS encoding RagB/SusD family nutrient uptake outer membrane protein: MKNTYIKLIAYIVSIQVGFVSCSDDFTNLDPLGSTSYENFWKTEQDALEAVNSLYYYMKDDDMFGRGFFWYINASDDMVTGRLNATADNVKNFNITGDEGYTSWMYPQSYKIIRRANDIILNVPQMNISQSTKNRLLGEAYFMRGFHYFWLAHTYGDNDKNGGIPIVTEDNMNNEAGSYKRPQSVIENYEFIVKDLKRAADLLPLFTEMGEGDYGRAHKDAALAYIAKTYLYWAQYDSSKYANVVTYCDAVTNSGSGRALIDTDNPKKDFRLLHSHLNNWTSEYIWSANSGVEGGSILPGVMLENKGWGQYNGWGYYTPTESLYNEFEPNDARREVTILKFGDEFEFFGETKRYQSENSLSGFQFNKYMYEYTFENPVGTYINSNGNSPTTLYNTPILRYAEILLMKSEALIQQGGNGDADLNSVRERAGLAPVTNATLEDIKHERRVEFAGEFANRHYDLVRWGDAAEVYSKPLYGRIHTDRSNPDSDYTVEQVWQARNFDPSYMHVWPIPNEAIISSGIKQNIGW; this comes from the coding sequence ATGAAAAATACATATATAAAACTAATTGCATACATCGTAAGTATTCAAGTAGGATTTGTTTCCTGTTCAGATGACTTTACAAATCTAGATCCATTAGGAAGTACTTCATATGAAAACTTTTGGAAAACAGAACAAGATGCTTTGGAAGCAGTAAACAGTTTATATTATTATATGAAAGATGATGATATGTTTGGAAGAGGATTCTTTTGGTACATTAATGCATCAGATGATATGGTAACAGGGCGACTAAATGCTACAGCAGATAATGTGAAAAATTTTAATATAACTGGAGATGAAGGATATACCTCTTGGATGTATCCTCAAAGTTATAAGATAATAAGGAGAGCGAACGATATTATTTTAAATGTTCCGCAAATGAATATTAGTCAGTCAACTAAAAATCGTTTGTTAGGCGAAGCTTACTTTATGAGGGGGTTTCATTATTTCTGGTTAGCACATACCTATGGAGATAATGATAAAAATGGAGGTATCCCTATTGTTACCGAAGATAATATGAACAATGAAGCAGGAAGTTATAAACGACCACAAAGCGTCATAGAAAATTATGAATTTATTGTTAAAGACTTAAAAAGAGCAGCAGATTTATTACCTCTTTTTACTGAAATGGGAGAAGGTGATTACGGACGCGCACATAAAGATGCAGCCTTAGCATATATTGCAAAAACCTATTTGTATTGGGCACAATACGACAGTTCTAAATATGCTAATGTGGTAACTTATTGTGATGCAGTAACAAATTCAGGGTCAGGTAGAGCACTTATTGATACAGATAATCCAAAAAAAGATTTCAGGTTGTTACACAGTCATCTTAATAACTGGACGAGTGAATATATTTGGTCTGCTAATTCAGGTGTTGAAGGCGGAAGTATTTTACCAGGTGTAATGTTAGAAAATAAAGGCTGGGGGCAATATAACGGTTGGGGATATTATACACCAACAGAAAGCTTGTATAACGAATTTGAACCTAACGATGCAAGAAGAGAAGTAACCATCTTAAAATTTGGAGACGAGTTTGAATTTTTTGGAGAAACAAAAAGATACCAATCAGAAAACTCACTATCAGGGTTTCAGTTCAACAAATACATGTATGAGTATACATTTGAAAATCCAGTAGGAACGTATATAAATTCCAACGGTAACTCACCAACAACACTATATAATACTCCAATACTGCGTTATGCAGAAATATTGTTAATGAAGTCGGAAGCATTAATACAACAAGGAGGAAACGGAGATGCTGATTTAAACAGCGTAAGAGAAAGAGCAGGATTAGCTCCAGTTACCAATGCTACATTAGAAGATATAAAGCACGAAAGACGAGTTGAGTTTGCTGGTGAGTTTGCTAACAGACATTACGATTTAGTACGTTGGGGAGATGCTGCTGAAGTATATAGTAAACCTTTATATGGTAGAATTCATACAGATAGATCAAACCCAGATTCAGACTACACTGTTGAACAAGTGTGGCAAGCAAGAAATTTTGACCCTAGTTATATGCATGTATGGCCAATTCCTAATGAAGCAATTATCTCTTCAGGAATCAAGCAAAACATAGGATGGTAA